The following is a genomic window from Paenibacillus thiaminolyticus.
TCGGGCTGCATCGCAATATTGACCGTCGACTGCCGCTCGGCGATAACCCCAACCGGAATGTTGTTCGGAGTCAAATACCCTGTCATCGATGCGGTAATCGTGTAGTTGCCTGCCGGAATCTGATCGAATAAATAAACGCCGCTCGCATTCGTATTGGTATGCTCAAAAGGAACGTTATTCGCCGTGAACAGCTTGACGGTCGCATCCGCGATCGGATCGCCGTTGGCATCCGTTACCGTTCCGGTAACGGATCCGTAAGTGGGGGAACCATACAGCTCCAGGCCCTGATCCGCCTCTTGGCGTCCGTTGATATTGAACTGATTGCTCGGCTGAAGAATAAATTGATCCTGTATCGCCATTTCACATGCCTTCCTTTCTACCATTTTTCTACTATCTCTGCATTCTATGGGATGCGGCAATGGAGCGTGTCCGATGTTCGTCTAACGATATTCAATATCCGCGAACACTTTGCAGAGAATCGACCCCAGTCATTCGAACGCCAAAAAAGGCATAGGGTGTATTCCCTACGCCGCAAGAAGATTCCATCCTATTTTCCACTATGCGCTTCATATGCGCTCCATTCGCTTGCTCATTCTGTGCCGCAAGCCGCCGCACGGGTCACCCGCTATTGCCGCTGCGCGTCTCCGCATCAGCCAGCAAGGGAGAGTACATCATAAGCGCATGATTCTCGGCCACATCTTGTTCCGCGATCTTGTCCCCGTTCCCGTTGAACTGGTGCCGGCAGATCAGATTATGCCGGACGTAACCGCCCCAATGCTCCTGGGTAATCCGATGATCTTGCTCGACAATTTCGTACCGGTACGGATGAGGCGCCCCGCTTCGCCACCTTCCGACAAGCATATCCTTTTCCAGCGCAAGCTGGAGCTGATAGGGCTCTGTCGTCCGATTGTAGATTTGCAGGTCCAAATAATTATAGACACAGGTCGCACCGCTGCCGAACGGCTGTGTCCGGTTCGAATCGGGAAAGACATCGTAGCTGTGCCGATGCCTCTCCGTCACCTCGAGCGGCGTGTGCAGCGCAGTCCAATAGATGAGGTTGGACAACTGGCACAGACCGCCGCCCACACCGGTCTTGAATCCGCCATAGAACAGGACCATGCCGTCCACATATCCTTTTCTGCGGGTCGGCTTCCCGATGAGCCTCCAGTAAGAGAAGGTCTCGCCGGGTTGAATAACAATTCCGTTCAGCCCCGGAAATACATCATTCCCAACGTGATTCGCAGCTTCGATCTCGGCTTCGGCCGGGTTATCATCGATTCCCCTCCCGCTTCTGCATGGTTCCCGTATCGCCTGCTCAGGCAACACCCACATTTTAACATATAACCACTATCGGCGTAAAAATCTTATTAACCGGAGCGCCGTACAGGATACAATCTCCATGTACGAATGAGCACGGTTTATTAAAAACTACACGCCTCATTCCTTGTGGACGGATATCCATACCATCGTGTCTGAACAGCACAAAGGGGGTGTCCCAAAAGTAGTATTTCACTACAGTGAGACAGCCCCCTCATTCTCAAAGCTCGACTCGCGGAAAAACTCCAAAAATGCACTTTTCCTTTATGACATGTACTCCGTTACACAGAATCCTGCAAAACGGCATCAATTTATAACCATCCAATCAATAAAAGCAAAAATCGGATGAACATAACGTACTTTTGCAGGAATTTCATCAAATAGCGCCTTAAAGAGCAGAAATTGATGCATCCACGCAGCATTTCACTGCTTCATCCATCTTCCACCGTTGTGCGCGCCGCCATTTTTCGATCTGTACAGTCTCTATGCGAGCATTTCCGTTTTTCCCGCATCCACATTCTCTGTTGACTCGTTATCTCCATCATTTTGCAGTGCCTGTGAGACACTTCCTCTGCCGTTCCGGGACGATAAGCCGGAGCGAGGAAGCTGCTCAGTCGAACAAATCGCCCAACCGGTCGAGCACCGTTTTTTTCTTGTACGGCTTGTAGGATGGCGGGCGATGGCCCGAATCGTAATGGCCGTAATCTCCCTTATGCGGACGATGGTCGCGTTCGTCGTACCATTCCTGATATTCCTTGCGTTCTCTTCGCACGTCGGACATCAGCTTCTCCAGCTCTCCCCGATCCAGCCAGACGCCCTTGCAGCTCGGGCATACATCGATCGCTACGCCTTCCTTTTCCACTTCGCGCATCCGGACATCATTGCAGATTGGACAATTCATGTGTCATCCCTCCAACAGATTTTAGATAGGTATGTCGTGTATCTTCTGAGTTGACATTCATCAAGCTGATAAGCCATCGCCGTAAGCTGTGCGGATCACCCCCCAACAGAATCTAGAATGAAAAAAGACCTCTACCGATAGACGGTAAAGGCCTCAATGTGTACAAAAAAGACCTCTACCCTGCACATGCGGTAAAGGTCTTGCTTACAACGCTGGCGTTGCCAATAAAGCCGGGGCGATAAGCCCGAAATGACGACTTTATTGTAGTAGCTACTCCCCTTCAATGAAGAAAGCGCTATTCGGTTACTCCGATTATATAGGTACGCGGGAGGGCATGTCAACTAGCGTTCACGGCCGCAGTCCATTCCCGTTTGCATTCATAAGCATGCTTGGATACACTACATAATAACGGGAAAGACAAAATGTGGAGGGACATGCGATGAGCCGCCAGAAGCTCCAAGACAGACTGAAAATGAAAAAGGTCGAACCGAAGCATGGAGACCAATTCAATGACCTGCTTCGCTATGTATTTCAAGTCACCAACCATGATCTGCAGACGTTCGGCTGGGAGAACCGCGAGATTGCGCAGGCGAAGCTGCCTGTACTGAAGGAGGCCGATGTTCTCGGCTGGTTCGATGGCGACAAGCTGATCTCCCAGTTGGCCGTGTATCCGTTTCAGGTCAATATTTTCGGAGAGATCTATGATATGGGCGGCTTGACCGGCGTAGGCACTTATCCGGAATACGCCAATCTCGGCCTGATGAGCCAATTAATGCGCCAGGCGCTCGCGAACATGCGCGAACGTGAGCAATCGATATCGTATCTGTATCCGTATTCGATTCCGTTCTACCGCCGCAAGGGCTGGGAGATCATCTCCGACAAAATCTCGTTCGAGGTGAAGGATACACAGCTCCCGAAGCTCAAGACGGTGCCCGGCAGCGTGGAGCGTCTCTCGATTGATCACCCGGATATTCGCGACGTATACAGACGCTTCGCCATGGCCCATCACGGAGCGATGCTGCGGAGCGATCTCGCATGGGAAGAATATTTGCGCTGGGATCTAGACGATCTGACGGTGGCGGTCTATTATGACGAGGATCAGAAGCCGCAAGGCTATCTGCTCTATTGGATTGCGGAAGAAGTGTTCCACATGAAGGAAATGGTGTTCATTGACGGAGAGGCACGCGCGGGGCTGTGGAATTTCATCAGCGCCCATTTCTCGATGATTACACGGGTCAAAGGCCATATTTACACAACTGAGCCTCTCGCCTTCCTGCTCGAGGACAGCGACATCAAGGAGACGATCTCCCCATACTATATGGCGCGAATCGTCGATATTCACCGCTTCGTGAAGCAATATCCGTTCCTGCCCCAGGCGGCGGCATGCCAACTGACCTTCATGCTTCACGACCCGATGCTGGAATGGAATCAGGGCAAATTCACGCTGAAGGTGGATGAGCAGGGCCGCGGCCACTTGAATGAGGGCGGAGGCGTCCCGGCAGCGGCCTTCGATATTCAGACGCTGACGACGATGCTGATGGGCTACAAGCGTCCCGCTTATTTGGCGCGGGCAGGCCGCTTCCAGGCGCAGCAGGCGACGATTGAGCAGCTAGAGAAGCTGATCGATCGCCAGACGCCTTATTTTTCGGATTACTTTTGAACGGCTGCGCTATTGGCCCCCTGCCTTTCGGGTACGGGGCCAATGCTTTTCCTTATTCGCCTTCGCCGTTATCCACCCCATAATACTCTTCCAGCGTCATCCCCTCTGCCTCTAACCGTTCGGCCAGATCCCGGCCGACATAGCGGAGATGCCACGGTTCATACTGATACCCGGTTATCTCCTCCTTCCCGCGCGGATAGCGGATAATATAGCCGAAGCGGTGCGCATGCTTCGCCAGCCACTTCGCTTCCTTCGTATCCGCGAAGCAGTCCTGGACCGCGCACCGGCCGTCGCTGCCGGACAGATCGACCGCCAAGCCAGTCTCATGCTCGCTGTGGCCCGGGGCAGCGCTGTATGAGCTTGCCCGCCGGGAACCTTCGGTATGGACATATTGACCGTAGACCGCCGCCTGCGCGGCAGACGAGCGGTAAGCCGAGACGCTGGCCAGATATACATCTTCCCGCTCGGCCGCGGCGAACAGCCGCTCCAATGCCTGGGCCGCTTCCCGGCGCAGCAAATACCGCTTCGACTTCATTCCCGTAAGCGTCCGCACCTTCGGGAAGGTCAGATCGCGCGGCGCATAACCAGGGGGAAGTCCGTGCCGCTTATTGACGAGAACCCCCGGGCTGTCCGCCCCCGGAAGGGGGCGCCTGGCCTGCTTGCCGGCTAGCTTGTCCCGCTCTGCTGCGGATGGTGCAGCTTCCCGCGAAGGCGACGAAGGCGCCTCTCCTTCTCGAATGCCGGCTTGGCCGGCCGCAAGCTGCTCCGTTGCTTGCGGCAGAGCCGAGGGAGCCCTGCAGCCGAAGCATATTGTGCAGAACAGACTGCAACAGAGGATGCATATGAAAGCTCTACCAGTCACGTTCAAGGCTCCTTCCTGCTTTGGCAACGCTCTACCATACGAGCATAATGATGTCATTAGGTAGTGTGCACCATTTTGCCGGAACCATGAAATCTCTTATACAAAAAAAGCACCTAACAATAGCTGTCAGGTGCTGTGTTCTACTCAATATAGATAAGGGCTGATACGCTAACCTACTTCGCTGCGCCCTCGACGGAATCTTCTTCCGTCTCCGCCGCCCCGGCGCCGCGCGGAAGAATAATGGAAGCCAGCAGCTCGGTGCCCGTTCCGGTCAGCTGGATGCCTGCCGGCAGCTTCAATTCGCTGGCCGTCAGCTTGTCCCCCACTTTCAGATGAGAAATGTCGACGGGAATCGAGGTAGGCAGAGCGGAAGGAAGACCTTCGACTTCAAGCTCCACTTCCTGGGTCTGCAATACGCCGCCCACCTTCGTGCCGGCTGCGACCCCTTGATAATCCAGCGCGATCTTGACACGCAGCGGCTTGTTCTCGGACACCTCCTGGATATCGAGGTGGATCCAGTTGCCCCAGCGCTCTTGCACAGCTTTGATAACGGCAGGAATGGTCTTGCCTTCGACCTTCAGGTGGAACAATTCGGAACGACTCGTACGCGCGAACTTATAGACTTCCTTCGCATCCAGATGTATTGGAATTCCCTCCATGGACGGACCGTAGACAACGGCCGGAATCCGCCCGCCCTGGCGCAGGCTGCGGTTGGAGGAACGCTTGAAATCCGTTCTCCGTTCAGCGGTAAGTTGAGAAGTATTGCCCTGTGCACTCATGACATAACAACCTCCTTCAATGTTCCCTATGCTCACAGAAGATGTGAAGTATAATAGGGTTATAGATCAACTTACCCAATGCGGAACGGAGTGAAACAGCTTTTTTCTAAATTTTCTAAATATTTGATCCTTCCGTTATTTTCTCGAAGGGATGACCGCCTTCACAGCTTCGATTTCGCGGCCTCATGCAGGTAATACCGCTTCCCTGTCGCCGGATCATAGTACACGGTAACGATCTGCCCGGTCGTCGGATCGCGGGATACTTCCCGTGTCGGGATGCAGCCGTCCGGCACCTCCTCCGCCTGCTCCAGATGCAGTCTGCGGTCCTTCTTCCTGGCGACCAGCAGCAGGATCAGGAACAAAATGAGCTGGAAGCCGAAATACGCCAGTATCCACTTCAGCATGGCGTCTCCTCCACCAGGATCACCGCTGTACCATAGGCGACAATCTCGCTCATCCGGTTCCCCGCCTCCCCTGAATCGAAGCGCACCATCACGATGCCGTTGGCGCCCATCGTCCGGGCGTTCGCCACCATCCGATCCAGCGCCTGCTTGCGCGCGTCTTCCAGCATCTCGGTATATTGACGAATCTCCCCGCCGACCAGGCCTTTGACGGCGGCGGCTATATCTTTGCCGATGCCGCGCGATCGGACCGTCAGTCCGAAGACGGGGCCGATCGCCTCTTTCACTTTCCAGTTCGGGGGACACTCTGTAGTCACAATAATCATGGGTTAGCTCTCTCCTTATCTTCATGGCATGGTATAGATGATACGAGAGAGCCGGGGGAATCGTTCAATTCAACGGAGCGGATTATAATTAATGTCATTAATTAGTTGTAAATGCTTGCTATTTAGACTTTTAGGAGGAAATGTCGAATAGAACCACACTTAGTTTACATAATATATATTATGTCGTACTTAATGCGTTCCATTTACCGGTCGCTTACCGGCCGCGAATCAGCTGCGGAAGCAGCTTCAGCGCATGCTCCAGCTCAGGCACCGACGCATAGGCATAGGACAAGCGCAGCTGGCGGACCGCAGAACGGTCATACAGCACCCCGGGATTCAATAAGATGCCATGCTTCAACGCCTGATTGAACAGCCGCTGCACCGGAACCGGCGACCTCAGGCTGACCCAGACATAGAAGCCCCCCTCCGGCTTCGACCAGTCGGCAATATCCGGCCAGTAGACGTCCAGCAGCGCCAGCATGGCGTCGCGCCGCTCCCGCAGCCGTTGGCGTATCTCGTTCAGATGAGGCAGATGCATGCCGGAAGCGAACCACATTTTCGCGGCCTGCTGCGACAAAGAGCTGGAGCCGTAATCGGTTTGCATTTTAATATCGGCCAACCGCTCGATAACCGGCTCCGGGCCGGCAACCCAGCCGATCCGCAAGCCGGGACTGACCGATTTCGACATCGTGCCCACATGCAGGACGATGCCATGCTCATCGCGTGACTTCAACGGCGCCGGAGGCTCCCGATCAAGCCATAATTCCTGGTATGCGCCGTCTTCCAGCACTGGCAGCCCGATCGTCTCGCATAATGTCAGCAGCTGCTGACGGCGTAAGTCGCTCATCACCGTTCCGGTCGGATTGTGGAAGGTCGGAATCGTATAGAGCATCGAGGCGCGATAGGTCCGCCAGCACCGCTCGAGCTCGGACAGACGAAGCCCTTCCTCGTCCACCGGCAAGCCAATCAGCTTCATGCCGGCCGATTGGAACGCGTGAATCGAATATAAGTATGACGGCTTCTCCAGCAAGATGGCCGACTGGCGCCCCAGCAGCCCGGCCGAGATGAGCTGAAGCGCCTGCAGCGCTCCGGAGACGATGAGGATGGCCGACGGCGACGCCTGGATTCCTTGGCGGGCTAACTCCCGGCTCAGTAGCCGCCTTAGCTCTTCATCCCCTTGCGGGTGCTCGTAGCCAAGGGAGACGGGCCGCTCGGCCAAGGAAGCGAAGAGCTCCCGGATCTGTTCCTGTGGCAGAAGCTCGGGCGATAACTCGCCTGTGCCGAGCCGGATGATATCCGGATCGAATTCCAGCCGGTTAATGCGCTGGATCATCGGCAGATTCGGGTAATGCGCCCCTTCTTCGACGTATGCGTTCCAATCCGGCAGATTCATCGGGCGCCGGGCGCGCTGCTCATCGGGAATGCCGATGACCCGGGTGCCGCCTCGGCCCCGGCCTTCAATCCACCCTTCTGCCATCAGCGCTTCCATCGCGGTAACGACCGTGCTTCGATTGACGCCGAAGGCTTCGGCCAGCGTCCGCTGCGGCGGAAGCTTCATGCCGATGCTCCATTCGCCGCTGCGAATCCTCGCTTGAACATATTGCTCGATCTGTCTGTAGATGGGCAGCGGAAGCCGGAGATCCGGCTTCCAATCCGCCTTATATATATTCGGCATCGGCCGCTCTCCTTCCCTGACCGTCCGCAGGCCGGAAGCCTGCGCGTCGCAGTTCCATTATAGCTTTTGGTTGGGCTCGGACACAACCAAATGGTCGGTGACAACCCGAAGCCGGGCAGGTATGCTTGACCTTGTCCTGCGCAAGACGCAACAAGCAACAGGAAGGAAGAGAACAGATGTGGGAACCTTTTGTCCATGGAATATTGCTGGCATTCGGACTGATATTGCCGTTAGGAGTTCAGAACGTATTCATTTTCAATCAGGGAGCGCTGCATTCCCGGCTGTGGAAGGCGGCGCCGGCCGTCATCACCGCCTCCTTGTGCGATACGCTGCTCATCGTGCTCGCCGTTCAAGGCGTATCGCTGCTGCTTCTCCAATGGATCTGGCTGAAAAATGTGCTGTTCGCCGCCGGATTTCTGTTTCTCCTCTATATTGGGTATAGTCTGTGGAAATCGGCCGGAGACGGCGTTCAGCAGCACCATCGCGCGGATACGATCAAGCGGCAAATGATCTTTACGGCTTCGGTGTCGCTGTTGAACCCGCACGCGATTATGGACACGATCGGAGTCATCGGCACGAGCTCATTGCAGTATGCGGGAATGGACCGGGTTATATTTGCCGCCGCCGCCGTGCTCATATCCTGGTTATGGTTCATCTCCCTGGCGATCGCCGGCAGGGTGCTGCGCAAGCTGGATACGACGGGCCAACGCCTGGCTTGGCTGAACAAAGGATCGGCCGTCTTGATATGGGGAATGGCCGGATACATGCTGCTGACGTTGCTGAAGGGGTAGCGGACAGCTGCATCAGGGGAACCGTCGTCTGGAAGGAGCTGAATACGAGTCCGCGGCGCCGTGCCGTTCCGCGGTCCCGTCACCGGTCTGGCCAGATCGATGATTGACAGAATGCTTTCAGATGACCGCAGCCGATCGGTTTTGCCCCAATAAGCCAGCCGTTCAGAAGATGAACTGCGCAAAAATTGTGGAGGCAATCGAGCCAAATAGTCCGGGCATAGCGACGCAGCAGTGATGATACAGGCAAAGAGCGAATAATTATGAGGGAAAGAGGCATCACAACTCGCCATTCATGGCCATACGGTGCCTAATCCATGTCAAGGAGGCGGTGGAATGAATGTAGCAGGGGCGGTTCAACAAGCGAAACGCATGCAGGCAGAGCGGATGAGCTGGTGGACGGAAGCGAAGTTCGGCATGTTCATTCATTGGGGACTGTATGCCCTTCCCGGAGAAGGCGAATGGCATATGTACGGGTCGAAAATCCCGGTTGCCGAATATGAATCGCTGGCAGAGCAATTCAATCCCGTGCGCTTCAACGCGCGGGAATGGGTGCGGCTGGCACGGCAGGCGGGCATGAAATACATCGTGATTACCGCCAAGCATCACGACGGATTCGCGATGTATGGTTCCCAGGCCGAACCGTTCAATATCGTCGATGCGACGCCATTCCAGCGCGATCCGATGAAGGAGCTGGCGCAGGCCTGTCAGGAGGAAGGCATCCGCCTTTGCTTCTATTATTCACATGTCATCGACTGGCACCATCCGCACTCGGTGCATCAATCCGCCAACAACATATGGGATTACAAAATGGAAGAGAAGCAATTCGATCTGTATTGGAATGAGCTTGTGAAGCCGCAACTCAGGGAGCTGCTCACCGAATACGGTCCGATCGGCCTCATCTGGTTCGATACGGCGGGCGGGTTGTCGAAGGAAGACAGCGAGGATATCGTCGCCCATGTGCGCCGCCTTCAGCCGGATTGTCTCATTAACAGCCGGGTCAGCCATTACCGGGGAATGGGCGATTATCAATCCAAGGGTGACAATGAGACGCCAATGTACGGAGAGGAGTCCCAGCCGTGGGAGACGCCGATGACATTGAATGAGACATGGGGATATTGCCCGAAGGATCAAGTATGGAAGACGGCGGACTCCCTCATTCGCAAGCTCGTGAACATCGTGAGCAAGGGAGGTAACCTGCTGTTAAATGTCGGTCCGTCGCCAAAAGGAACGATACCGGAGCCGGCAGTGGAACGGCTGCGCGAGATCGGGACGTGGACGGAGCGGAATGCGGAAGCGATCTACGGCACTGCAGCGAGCCCCTTCCCATACGAGTTCGATTGGGGTGCCGTGACGGCGAAGCCGGGACGCCTCTTCCTTCATGTATTCAATGACAAGTGGCCGCGCGGCCACTTGAAGCTGCAAGGGATGCGCAGCCGCGTACTCAAGGCGTACCTGCTCGCCGATCCGTTGAAACGAGTGCTTCCCCTCACCCATACCTATCATGGCGGCACGGAACGCCATACTTTATCCGTCTCCCTGCCGGACACGGCCCCGGATCAGTCGGTATCTGTGATCGTGCTGGAAGTCGAGGATGTGAACGATCTCGATACCGGATTCACGGTGCTCCCGTCCGGCATGCTGAAGGTTGACGTAACGTCAGGAGAGGTGACGAAGGCGGACGGCCTCGGCGATGGAACCATGGCGGCGCGGCGTGCGGCCTGGGACATCGCGATCACCGAGCCTGGCACCTATTCGCTCTCACTGATTAGCTTCAAGCGCGCCGACGGGGCGCTCGCCGATTCCTATGCCGAAGGCATCCGGCTAACGTTCGCCGGCGAGACGATCGAGACGGTGCCGCAGGAAGATTCGATCATCG
Proteins encoded in this region:
- a CDS encoding VanW family protein, with amino-acid sequence MWVLPEQAIREPCRSGRGIDDNPAEAEIEAANHVGNDVFPGLNGIVIQPGETFSYWRLIGKPTRRKGYVDGMVLFYGGFKTGVGGGLCQLSNLIYWTALHTPLEVTERHRHSYDVFPDSNRTQPFGSGATCVYNYLDLQIYNRTTEPYQLQLALEKDMLVGRWRSGAPHPYRYEIVEQDHRITQEHWGGYVRHNLICRHQFNGNGDKIAEQDVAENHALMMYSPLLADAETRSGNSG
- a CDS encoding zf-TFIIB domain-containing protein, with translation MNCPICNDVRMREVEKEGVAIDVCPSCKGVWLDRGELEKLMSDVRRERKEYQEWYDERDHRPHKGDYGHYDSGHRPPSYKPYKKKTVLDRLGDLFD
- a CDS encoding GNAT family N-acetyltransferase, producing the protein MSRQKLQDRLKMKKVEPKHGDQFNDLLRYVFQVTNHDLQTFGWENREIAQAKLPVLKEADVLGWFDGDKLISQLAVYPFQVNIFGEIYDMGGLTGVGTYPEYANLGLMSQLMRQALANMREREQSISYLYPYSIPFYRRKGWEIISDKISFEVKDTQLPKLKTVPGSVERLSIDHPDIRDVYRRFAMAHHGAMLRSDLAWEEYLRWDLDDLTVAVYYDEDQKPQGYLLYWIAEEVFHMKEMVFIDGEARAGLWNFISAHFSMITRVKGHIYTTEPLAFLLEDSDIKETISPYYMARIVDIHRFVKQYPFLPQAAACQLTFMLHDPMLEWNQGKFTLKVDEQGRGHLNEGGGVPAAAFDIQTLTTMLMGYKRPAYLARAGRFQAQQATIEQLEKLIDRQTPYFSDYF
- a CDS encoding M15 family metallopeptidase yields the protein MTGRAFICILCCSLFCTICFGCRAPSALPQATEQLAAGQAGIREGEAPSSPSREAAPSAAERDKLAGKQARRPLPGADSPGVLVNKRHGLPPGYAPRDLTFPKVRTLTGMKSKRYLLRREAAQALERLFAAAEREDVYLASVSAYRSSAAQAAVYGQYVHTEGSRRASSYSAAPGHSEHETGLAVDLSGSDGRCAVQDCFADTKEAKWLAKHAHRFGYIIRYPRGKEEITGYQYEPWHLRYVGRDLAERLEAEGMTLEEYYGVDNGEGE
- a CDS encoding 50S ribosomal protein L25; protein product: MSAQGNTSQLTAERRTDFKRSSNRSLRQGGRIPAVVYGPSMEGIPIHLDAKEVYKFARTSRSELFHLKVEGKTIPAVIKAVQERWGNWIHLDIQEVSENKPLRVKIALDYQGVAAGTKVGGVLQTQEVELEVEGLPSALPTSIPVDISHLKVGDKLTASELKLPAGIQLTGTGTELLASIILPRGAGAAETEEDSVEGAAK
- a CDS encoding heavy metal-binding domain-containing protein; translation: MIIVTTECPPNWKVKEAIGPVFGLTVRSRGIGKDIAAAVKGLVGGEIRQYTEMLEDARKQALDRMVANARTMGANGIVMVRFDSGEAGNRMSEIVAYGTAVILVEETPC
- a CDS encoding PLP-dependent aminotransferase family protein; the encoded protein is MPNIYKADWKPDLRLPLPIYRQIEQYVQARIRSGEWSIGMKLPPQRTLAEAFGVNRSTVVTAMEALMAEGWIEGRGRGGTRVIGIPDEQRARRPMNLPDWNAYVEEGAHYPNLPMIQRINRLEFDPDIIRLGTGELSPELLPQEQIRELFASLAERPVSLGYEHPQGDEELRRLLSRELARQGIQASPSAILIVSGALQALQLISAGLLGRQSAILLEKPSYLYSIHAFQSAGMKLIGLPVDEEGLRLSELERCWRTYRASMLYTIPTFHNPTGTVMSDLRRQQLLTLCETIGLPVLEDGAYQELWLDREPPAPLKSRDEHGIVLHVGTMSKSVSPGLRIGWVAGPEPVIERLADIKMQTDYGSSSLSQQAAKMWFASGMHLPHLNEIRQRLRERRDAMLALLDVYWPDIADWSKPEGGFYVWVSLRSPVPVQRLFNQALKHGILLNPGVLYDRSAVRQLRLSYAYASVPELEHALKLLPQLIRGR
- a CDS encoding LysE/ArgO family amino acid transporter, whose protein sequence is MWEPFVHGILLAFGLILPLGVQNVFIFNQGALHSRLWKAAPAVITASLCDTLLIVLAVQGVSLLLLQWIWLKNVLFAAGFLFLLYIGYSLWKSAGDGVQQHHRADTIKRQMIFTASVSLLNPHAIMDTIGVIGTSSLQYAGMDRVIFAAAAVLISWLWFISLAIAGRVLRKLDTTGQRLAWLNKGSAVLIWGMAGYMLLTLLKG
- a CDS encoding alpha-L-fucosidase; translation: MNVAGAVQQAKRMQAERMSWWTEAKFGMFIHWGLYALPGEGEWHMYGSKIPVAEYESLAEQFNPVRFNAREWVRLARQAGMKYIVITAKHHDGFAMYGSQAEPFNIVDATPFQRDPMKELAQACQEEGIRLCFYYSHVIDWHHPHSVHQSANNIWDYKMEEKQFDLYWNELVKPQLRELLTEYGPIGLIWFDTAGGLSKEDSEDIVAHVRRLQPDCLINSRVSHYRGMGDYQSKGDNETPMYGEESQPWETPMTLNETWGYCPKDQVWKTADSLIRKLVNIVSKGGNLLLNVGPSPKGTIPEPAVERLREIGTWTERNAEAIYGTAASPFPYEFDWGAVTAKPGRLFLHVFNDKWPRGHLKLQGMRSRVLKAYLLADPLKRVLPLTHTYHGGTERHTLSVSLPDTAPDQSVSVIVLEVEDVNDLDTGFTVLPSGMLKVDVTSGEVTKADGLGDGTMAARRAAWDIAITEPGTYSLSLISFKRADGALADSYAEGIRLTFAGETIETVPQEDSIIAESPACQHPYKEVHSRLANVFIPVPGTYELTLTSTLIKDRNPRFTEIWQADKVKLRSVMLERADSQQR